TATTATAAGCATGGCGTTGCACCTCCCACAATTGACGCACCGTCAAAGCTGAACCCTCCCACCCTTAGTAGTGTGGCAACAATAAGCGCCTTCATTATGATGGACACAAAACCATATAAAAAGTAATAAACCTTATATTCTTTGAGGATTTTGTTCCATAAGAATTTGAACCCGTGCACAGCTTCCATGACTGAAAACGCCTCCTTCTTACTTTTCTTCGCCCAAAAGCGAATACCAAGAAAACATCGCCAGGGCTGAACCACGGAAAATTCTTTAGGCGTTACTCAGTCACTAATGCATCTCTATGCTATACCCTCCACTGCATATTTTAGCATTGGGCCGTTTAGTTAACCGATCTTACAACCCAGAGGTACTTCTCTATCTGGCTGGAGCAATACCACACCGTTTTCTGTGTATACGCCAAGCACTAGTACCTCAGAAACAAAGTCAGCAACCCGCTTCGGCGGAAAATTCATTACGGCGACAACCTCCTTGCCCACCAAGTCTTCCTTCTTGTAAAGTTCCGTAATCTGTGCGCTGGACCTTTTCACACCCAAAGGACCAAAATCAATGGTGAGCTTGTAAGCAGGCTTTCTCGCCTTAGGAAAATCCTCTGCGTTTATCACTCTTCCCACCCTTATGTCCAAATCCATGAATTCCTCAAAGGTTGCCATTAAGCTGTTACCTCCTGTGAGAAAAAAACAAATTTACCAATTTTCCTCTGGATCTTCATCCTCATAGAGTTCATTAAGTATGTCGCAAAGCTCATACTCAGCTTCAAGTGGAATGTAGTCACTCACTACCCCATTCCTGTAGTCACTTAACAGAAGCCGTGCTCTGAGGATTTTGTCATCGCCCCATTTTCTAGGTTTTTTGTCACCAAAATACCATCGAGGATTCATTAGGTAATCCCACTCATTTTCTGCGAATTCTTCGTCGCGACTGTTCCGTCGCCCTATCTTGTAAGTTTCACTTCCAT
The genomic region above belongs to Coprothermobacter proteolyticus DSM 5265 and contains:
- a CDS encoding tRNA-binding protein, with translation MATFEEFMDLDIRVGRVINAEDFPKARKPAYKLTIDFGPLGVKRSSAQITELYKKEDLVGKEVVAVMNFPPKRVADFVSEVLVLGVYTENGVVLLQPDREVPLGCKIG